The DNA region TCAAGATCATTCTAGACTTTTTCTAAGACGATAAGCTGACGATGAACGTGTTGGTCGGCTCGACGATAGACAATAGGTTTTTCGTCATTACTCCATGCTTTAAGAGGATGGATGCGTTTATAGCCGGCTGCTAAAAGCTCTTCGTCAGTTAATTCAACGTAGTAAGGGCTGTTTTGTGACATCATGATTGGCCACGTGCAAACAATACGTCCGCCTATAGGTTGTAATGACGACAAAATAGGCAAGGCTTCTTTCCAGAGCTTTGTTACATCAGCCTGATTTCGTTCTAAAAACTGAGGAGATTCATGACCTTTGAGTGGTTTGCCTAGATACCCTTCTGTAACGATCGTATCAAAAACGCTGCCCGAAATATGATGGCCAATTTCTTGTACCGGCGCATGAATAACAGAAATGTGTTCGCGTTCTTCGGTAGTGATGGATCCGCTCTTGCGTAGCCAGTCGAGATTCATTAAAGCGCCACCAACTTGTTTTTGGTCGATGTCTGATCCAGTGATTTTTATTGTTGGGTGAAGTAGAATCGCCTCCATTAGTACGGTGCCTGAGCCGCAAAAAGGATCAAGAAGAGCATTCTTCGGTTGAGCGATATTCACCATCATGCGTGCAAGCTTTGGCGGTAACATACCGGTGAGCGCGTCACGAAAAGGTTTGCCAAAATCACGGTCACCCCAGCTATCGGCGTGTTGCACTTGTGTTGTGAGTCCAATAATCGCTTGCTCACCGTCAAAACCGATAACAAAATCATAACCCTCGGTCGTGAGTTCGAGTTTTTCGACGGCGGCGGGGGAGATGGCATCATGACCTTTACCGCTCATCCAACGAGACGATCGACCACGGCCTTTAAGGGCCTTTTTTACCTCCAGCGCAAGATGGCGAAAGGCTTTTTGTTGATTCGATGACCCACCAAACACGGTTAAGCCGTACACAATACGCGAAGCTCTAGGACGTTGTTCCATGAGCTCTGCGATATACTCGCCATTTAGTTCTTTCCAGGGGATGGTGGCTATAACTTCACCGCATTTTGTAATGCCTGCAAGAGTGTTTTGTGCAACCGCTAAATCAAGATCAGCATCAAAAAAAGCGACTTGGTCACAGAGAAATGGCTTAGGTAAGCCATAAGTCTGTAATATTTCAGCTAGAGAGAGTCTAGGTTGAACGCCTAAAACGGCAAAAATGCGGTGCATATGCGCTGAGCATACAGTAATCTGCTCTCTTTACAAAATCATAAAATAATGTTTAGTTACTGCCGTAACCCGGCATTGTCGGGCTTGGACTTTCTAACCCAAACCAAGGAGGTGCACGATGTGCATTCGGAAGTTAATCCTATGGCTTATCCTGGTGATCATCACAGTTGGATATAGTCCCATTACGGCATTGGCAGAAGAAGTGCCATGTCCGCATCAAGAGGATCGTGTGAGGTATCGCTGTTTCAGAGCAGAGGCTGGCGCAACAGGTCAGGTTGACTCATGGATTCAGCGTATCAATCAGAGTATCCCCGAAGGCCAAGAACAAATCGGCTATCGTCATTACGATAATGCCAACTTGGCTAATGGATGGCTGCTTTGTCGCGAAAGCCACAATCGATATATCAACCAAGTACGAAACTTTTCTCGTGATACGCCGATGACAACATCGGATTACACGAATCAGTTGTGCCCTGCGTCTACCGGAACGGTGATGCGCTGGGTGCGTGCTGGCAAGATCTATCGTGTGCCTCGTAGCGCCATCCCCACCCCTGGGGACCGACAACTGGCGATCGAAGCACAGATCCAGGCACGAGAAGCTCATGGCGGCTCGTTGTCTTTGGTCGAGCTAAACGCTTTTCTCGAGCAGATCCATGCCAATGAGATGGACACGACAGGAATGCGTCCAACGCGCGAAGAAACTTCTGCCGCGATTGCAGCAGTAGGGAGTGGTCTCACTACGTTGATTGCTACGCAATCGACCGAAGCAGACTCTCGTCAGGCTGTTGATGCTCAGAATCCACAGGAGCCTGCTCCTGTGGCTGCAAGCGAGCCCACGGTCATCGTGAGTTATCAGGACAGCAATAAGCTGTACCTAGTGCTGGCAATCGCGCTCTGTTTCATCGTCATTTTGCTGGGATATCTTCTCCACGATGCAAATCGTAAGCGTGAAGTGCTTGCCGTGCTCGTAAAGAAACTGCAAGCAAAGCCAAAGGACGACGAAGCCTCGCTACTCACGAAGTGGCTCAAGCCGCATCGTGAATCTCTCGGTGAGTTGATGGATGATCTGTACGACAGCCGTAAGCCTGCTCAAGAACGATTCAATTCGTTAGTGAAGTTTCTTTTGCAAGAGCTTCGCGAAGCAGATAAGCTTCTACATGATCGTGATTCTTCTCGCGAGTCACACGCGCGCGCTGAAAATGAACTCACTCAAGCCCGAAGCAAGTTGTCTGAGCTCGAAGCCGAAGCAGCACGTCTTCAAGAGCAGATCGTTGCTAACGAAGCCGCTCGACTTTCGAGTGAATACTCTGTAGACGAAGAAAGAGCTCAACGACTTGAGCACGATCTTCATGCTCTACAGAACAGGCATTTGGTGCTTGAGCAGCATGAAGGCGAGCTCAGGTTTCAGCATGAAGCGGCTATTGGCGCACTTGTACGAATGGCGAATGATATCATTGTCCGTCTCGGCGGTAATGAGCTCGATGAGAAAGCTATTCGTCTCGAATTGGCTGATGATCCTCAAAGCATCATTAACCACCTATTTGAGGCCGTCGCCAATGCGATCGATCAGTCTCCAGCAATTAACGCCTTGCAGAATTTGCAGGTGATTGGCAATGAGCTCGACTCGACCCAGACCGAGCTACGAGAACTGCGTGATGTTCATGCGGACCTCGTTAAGGTTCAGGCTGAAGCGACCTTCGTGTGTGATTACGTGAGTAAGTACATCGAGGGCGAAGGGGGCGATATGCTCCTTGCTCTGGTCGATAAAAGCGAGAATCTATCCGAAGAACTCCGAAAGAGTAATTCGCCGGGTCTTGCTACGTCGGATGAGCTGAAAAAGCTCTGTACGACATTCTTCAATAGTTTTGGTCATCTTTTGCTCTCGGCCAAAACGACGTATGAGCAAACTCCCGCGTCAAGTATTGGCGCAGGCTTTTACCGCATTAGCGGCAAGACATTGGTCGGTTAAGACCTGTAACACTTCGTTTATTTATTCAGCAAAGCTATTAGTGATCGAGTATCTCTCGCTAATAGTGATAGGTAGTACTGGTTTTACGCTTGAGCTTGCTCGCCTAAAACCGATCGTTCTATTGTAACGACTAAGGGCCCATAGCTACGTTCTATCGTGATCGAGTATCTCTCACGACAGTACGCCGGCAAAGAGTCCTTTATAATTTCTTAATATATTGACAATGGCCAGTATTTTCGCTAGGTTATGGCCACTTATCCATTTAGCGTGATTGGCCAAGCCCTTCGACTCATCCCTTGCTCTGCTCGGGATTTACTCAGGGCGCCCCGAACAGGGGTCTGTCACAACAAATACATGTCAGAAATCATGTCACAACGCTACGAGCTGTTGTACATCATCCCTACCACCATGACCGAAGAAGAGGCTGGTGCTGTAGAAACTCGTATGTCCGCACTTATTACTAAGTACGGCGGTACGGTAGAAGTCACAAAACGTTTAGGCAAGCTTCACATGGCTTACCCAATCAAGGATCAGCATCATGGTTATTACGTATTAACGTACTTCACCGCTGACCGTGATTCTTTGGCAACGATTGATACAAATCTTCGTATCCAAACCGAAATCCTTCGTTATATGACGGTGAGCGCACCTGCAGGTAGCGACGCGAAGTATGACCTCGTGCCTTTCCAAGAAGTTATTGTAGAAACCAAAGAAGAAAAGCGTGCAGCAAAGCGCAAAGCGGATGCTGAAGCAAAAGAATCAGCCGATTCTTCTGACGATACAGAAAAAGAAAACGACGACGCTTCTGACAAGCCTGCAAAAAAAGCAGATAAAGAAGAAGTCTAGACGTTTGTCTGCAGATTACGCATTATAGAAACCTATGGACTTGAACCGCGCTACGATTATCGGCAACGTAACCCGAGACCCTGAGCTCCGCACAACGGCAACTGGCCAAAATGTGTGCTCCTTCGGTGTTGCCACGAATCAAAACTGGACCGATTCATCGGGCCAAAAACAAACAAAGGCTGAATATCACAACATTGTGGTATGGGGTAAGCTCGCTGAGCTTGCTGGCCAGTACCTCTCAAAAGGCCGCAAGGTCTATGTCGAAGGTCGTTTGCAAACGCGCGAATGGGAGGCTCAAGATGGTGCTAAACGTAATCGTACAGAAATCGTTGCTGATAACTTTATTCTTCTTGATCGCCGAGAAGGCGGACCTGCTACACCAACAGGTTATCGCACTTCTTCGCCATCTCCTGCATCGCCTACAGCTTCTGGCTCATCCGACACGATGGATGCTGGGCTCGGCGAAGAAGAGATTCGTCTCGAAGATATTCCTTTTTAAACCTATTCATTTCACCCCGTGCTCATCTCGCTGAACCGTTCAGAAGAGCGCACCCAACATCATGAAAAAATCCACACACGAGAAGACTTGTTTCTTCTGCAAAATGAACATCGACGAAATTAACTACAAAGATACAAATAACCTTCGTCGTTATCTTTCATCCTTTGGCAAAATTGTTCCACGTAAGCGCTCCGGCGTTTGTGCTTGGCACCAACGTAAGTTAACGAATGCGATTAAGCGCGCTCGTTTCATGGCTCTCTTGCCTTACTTGGTTCGCTAATAGTAAAACCCCTGCCTTGTGCAGGGGTTTTAATTATTGTTAGATACTCACATGAAGAAAGATCTTATTACGTTACGTTCACAAACGGTCAAAAAGATTCGCCAGTTTTTTGATGAACGTGAATATCTTGAAGTGCATACACCTCGGCTATTAAGCCTACCAGGTCAAGAACCATATCTCGATCCGTTATGGACAATAGCGCATCGTCCAGATGGTTGGACGGGGGAGATGGCGCTTATTACTTCACCTGAATATACATTGAAAAAAATGCTAGGTTCTGGTTTTGATAAAATCTATGATCTAGGTCCCTGCTTTCGTGATCATGAACCATGGGATGGTTCACATGATATAGAATTTCTCATGCTCGAATGGTATCGGAAACATTCCTCATTATCAGACCTCATAAATGAAACTGAGGAGCTTGTTCGTTTTGTTATTCAAGATGAATTTACAATAAAACCATTTAGACGATTGACGGTCGAAGAGGCATTTCGCCTCTATGCAAAGCTCGAGTTAAATGAGCTCATTGGTGACGATAAAGCGATGAAGGCAAAAGCAAAAGAGCTTGGACAAACGGTTGGCACAACAGATACTTGGGACGATCTTTTTCATAAGATTTTTCTTTCTTTAATCGAGCATCGTTTAGGTTGGAACGAAGACAAGACCGTGTATCAGCCGACATTTCTTTATCGTTATCCAGCAAGCCAAGCAGCGCTCGCTAAACGTGATCCAAATGACGAGCGATATGCTTTGCGAGTCGAGCTCTATATCGGTGACCTCGAGCTTTGTAACGGTTTTGAGGAGCTTAGCGATCCGATAGAGCAGAGAACACGTTTTGAAGAAGAGATCGCCTTACGAAAAACGTTAGGCAAAAAAACATGGGCTATCGATGAGAGTTTATTAGCCGCATTGCCTCAGATTGGGGAGTGCGCTGGCAATGCTCTCGGAGTAGACCGATTAGCAATGTTACAGGCTAAAACACCCAATATAGGTGATCTAATGCCATTACCCATCAAAAAACGCTTACATTGACCATTTTAGGGCTTTGAGCCATACTCCCGACATTCATTACTATCTATTAAGACTATGGGATCTCCAAATGACATCAAAAAAGGCGTGGTAATCCGTGACCCTCAAGGGATTTGGCTCGTTGTTGAGTTTCAACACGTCAACCCAGGTAAGGGCGCCGCTTTTGTACGCACGCGCATCAAAAACCTTCAATCCGGCAAAATGCTTGAAACGACCTATAAAACATCAGAAACGATCGAATTGGTCGCGGTTGAGCGTCGTGATATGAACTTTCTCTATAGCGATGCTTCGGGGTATACGTTCATGGATAATGAAACCTTTGAGCAAGTCACTATGCCAGCGGATGAAATGGGTGATGATGCAAAATATCTTAGTGAAGGACTTAAGGTGAATATCACTATGTTCGAAGGACGTCCGCTTGCTGTCGAAGTACCACGCAAGATGACCTTTAAAGTAACGGAGTCAATGGACGCTGTGGCGGGTAATACGGCTTCTGGTGGTAATCTCACAAAAGAAGTCACGCTTGAAGGAGGTATCAAGATTCGCGTACCACTCTTTATCAAGC from Candidatus Nomurabacteria bacterium includes:
- a CDS encoding 30S ribosomal protein S18, with protein sequence MKKSTHEKTCFFCKMNIDEINYKDTNNLRRYLSSFGKIVPRKRSGVCAWHQRKLTNAIKRARFMALLPYLVR
- the efp gene encoding elongation factor P produces the protein MGSPNDIKKGVVIRDPQGIWLVVEFQHVNPGKGAAFVRTRIKNLQSGKMLETTYKTSETIELVAVERRDMNFLYSDASGYTFMDNETFEQVTMPADEMGDDAKYLSEGLKVNITMFEGRPLAVEVPRKMTFKVTESMDAVAGNTASGGNLTKEVTLEGGIKIRVPLFIKQGESVIVNTETGEYVERAK
- the rpsF gene encoding 30S ribosomal protein S6, which translates into the protein MSQRYELLYIIPTTMTEEEAGAVETRMSALITKYGGTVEVTKRLGKLHMAYPIKDQHHGYYVLTYFTADRDSLATIDTNLRIQTEILRYMTVSAPAGSDAKYDLVPFQEVIVETKEEKRAAKRKADAEAKESADSSDDTEKENDDASDKPAKKADKEEV
- the genX gene encoding EF-P lysine aminoacylase GenX translates to MKKDLITLRSQTVKKIRQFFDEREYLEVHTPRLLSLPGQEPYLDPLWTIAHRPDGWTGEMALITSPEYTLKKMLGSGFDKIYDLGPCFRDHEPWDGSHDIEFLMLEWYRKHSSLSDLINETEELVRFVIQDEFTIKPFRRLTVEEAFRLYAKLELNELIGDDKAMKAKAKELGQTVGTTDTWDDLFHKIFLSLIEHRLGWNEDKTVYQPTFLYRYPASQAALAKRDPNDERYALRVELYIGDLELCNGFEELSDPIEQRTRFEEEIALRKTLGKKTWAIDESLLAALPQIGECAGNALGVDRLAMLQAKTPNIGDLMPLPIKKRLH
- a CDS encoding single-stranded DNA-binding protein, producing the protein MDLNRATIIGNVTRDPELRTTATGQNVCSFGVATNQNWTDSSGQKQTKAEYHNIVVWGKLAELAGQYLSKGRKVYVEGRLQTREWEAQDGAKRNRTEIVADNFILLDRREGGPATPTGYRTSSPSPASPTASGSSDTMDAGLGEEEIRLEDIPF